One window of Microtus pennsylvanicus isolate mMicPen1 chromosome X, mMicPen1.hap1, whole genome shotgun sequence genomic DNA carries:
- the Plxna3 gene encoding plexin-A3 isoform X3, which translates to MPTVCLLPLLFSTIGGCLGSSRPFRTFVVTDTTLTHLTVHRVTGEVFVGAVNRVFKLAPNLTELRAHVTGPVEDNSRCYPPPSMRVCSHRLVPVDNVNKLLLIDYAARRLVACGSIWQGICQFLRLDDLFKLGEPHHRKEHYLSGAQEPDSMAGVIVEQGQGPSKLFVGTAVDGKSEYFPTLSSRKLIEDEDSADMFSLVYQDEFVSSQIKIPSDTLSLYPAFDIYYIYGFVSASFVYFLTLQLDTQQTLLDTAGEKFFTSKIVRMCSGDSEFYSYVEFPIGCSWHGVEYRLVQSAHLAKPGQLLAQALGVPADEDVLFTIFSQGQKNRASPPRQTILCLFTLSNINAHIRQRIQSCYRGEGTLALPWLLNKELPCINTPMQINGNFCGLVLNQPLGGLHVIEGLPLLADSTDGMASVAAYTYHQHSVVFIGTRSGNLKKVRVDGSQDAQLYETVSVVEGSPILRDLLFSPDHQHIYLLSEKQVSQLPVETCEQYLSCAACLGSGDPHCGWCVLQHRCCREGACSGASAPHGFAEELNKCVQVRVRPNNVSVTSPGVQLTIAMRNVPDLSAGVSCSFEEVTKREAILLPSGELRCPSPSLQELQTLTRGHGATHTVQLQLLSVETGVRFAGVDFVFYNCSALQSCMSCVGSPYPCHWCKYRHVCTSHPHECSFQEGRVHSSEGCPEILPRGDLLIPVGVMQPLTLRAKNLPQPQSGQKNYECVVRVQGRQHRVPAVRFNSSSVQCQNASYFYEGDEFGDTELDFSVVWDGDFPIDKPPSFRALLYKCWAQRPSCGLCLKADPRFNCGWCISEHKCQLRAHCPAPKSNWMHPSQKGARCSHPRVTQIHPLTGPKEGGTRVTIVGENLGLTFREVGLRVAGVRCNSIPTEYVSAERIVCEMEESLVPNPPSGPAELCVGDCSADFRTQSDQLYSFVTPTFDRVSPTRGPASGGTRLTISGTSLDAGSRVTVIVRDGECQFVRRDAEAIVCISPVSTLGPSQAPISLAIDHANISSPGVIYTYTQDPTVTHLEPTWSIINGSTAITVSGTHLLTVQEPRVRAKYRGIETTNTCQVINDTAMLCKAPGIFLGHPQPRAQGEHPDEFGFLLDHVQTARSLNRSSFTYYPDPIFEPLGPSGVLDVKPGSHVVLKGKNLIPAAAGSSRLNYTVLIGGQPCALTVSDTQLLCDSPSQTGRQPVMVLVGGLEFWLGTLHITADRALTLPAMVGLAAGGGLLLLAITAVLVAYKRKTQDADRTLKRLQLQMDNLESRVALECKEAFAELQTDINELTNHMDGVQIPFLDYRTYAVRVLFPGIEAHPVLKELDTPPNVEKALRLFGQLLHSRAFLLTFIHTLEAQSSFSMRDRGTVASLTMVALQSRLDYATGLLKQLLADLIEKNLESKNHPKLLLRRTESVAEKMLTNWFTFLLHKFLKMEKGPIDAITGEARYSLSEDKLIRQQIDYKTLTLHCVCPESEGSAQVPVKVLNCDSITQAKDKLLDTVYKGIPYSQRPKAEDMDLEWRQGRMARIILQDEDVTTKIECDWKRVNSLAHYQVTDGSLVALVPKQVSAYNMANSFTFTRSLSRYESLLRAASSPDSLRSRAPMLTPDQEAGTKLWHLVKNHDHADHREGDRGNKMVSEIYLTRLLATKGTLQKFVDDLFETVFSTAHRGSALPLAIKYMFDFLDEQADQRQISDPDVRHTWKSNCLPLRFWVNVIKNPQFVFDIHKNSITDACLSVVAQTFMDSCSTSEHRLGKDSPSNKLLYAKDIPNYKSWVERYYRDIAKMASISDQDMDAYLVEQSRLHANDFNVLSALSELYFYVTKYRQEILTSLDRDASCRKHKLRQKLEQIISLVSSSS; encoded by the exons ATGCCCACTGTCTGCCTTCTCCCATTGCTATTCTCCACTATAGGAGGGTGCCTGGGTAGCAGCAGGCCCTTTCGTACCTTTGTGGTGACAGATACCACACTGACTCACCTGACTGTCCACCGAGTGACCGGGGAGGTATTTGTAGGTGCAGTGAACCGAGTTTTCAAGCTGGCTCCAAACCTGACTGAGCTACGGGCCCATGTTACAGGGCCCGTTGAGGACAATTCTCGTTGCTACCCACCCCCTAGCATGCGTGTGTGCTCCCATCGCCTGGTGCCTGTGGACAATGTGAACAAGCTGCTCCTCATAGACTATGCAGCCCGTCGTCTGGTAGCTTGTGGCAGTATCTGGCAGGGCATCTGCCAATTCCTGCGTCTGGATGATCTCTTCAAGTTGGGTGAGCCCCACCATCGCAAGGAGCATTACCTGTCAGGGGCCCAAGAGCCTGACTCCATGGCTGGTGTCATTGTTGAACAGGGCCAGGGGCCTAGCAAGCTGTTTGTGGGCACTGCAGTTGATGGCAAGTCTGAATACTTTCCCACCTTGAGTTCCCGTAAGCTCATCGAGGATGAAGACAGTGCAGATATGTTCAGTCTG GTGTACCAGGATGAGTTTGTCTCCTCTCAGATCAAGATTCCTTCAGACACACTTTCCCTGTACCCTGCCTTTGACATCTACTACATATATGGCTTTGTCAGTGCCTCGTTCGTGTACTTCTTAACACTGCAGCTGGACACCCAGCAGACGCTGCTGGATACAGCAGGCGAGAAATTCTTCACATCCAAGATTGTGCGCATGTGTTCAGGAGACTCAGAGTTCTACTCTTATGTAGAGTTTCCCATTGGCTGCTCCTGGCACGGTGTGGAGTACCGCTTAGTGCAGAGTGCCCACTTGGCCAAGCCTGGCCAGCTCCTGGCCCAGGCTTTGGGTGTGCCAGCCGATGAGGATGTCCTCTTCACCATCTTCTCTCAGGGCCAGAAGAACCGAGCCAGCCCACCTCGGCAGACCATCCTTTGCCTCTTCACTCTCAGCAACATCAATGCCCACATCCGGCAGCGAATCCAATCATGCTACCGTGGGGAGGGCACACTGGCCCTGCCCTGGCTGCTGAATAAGGAGCTGCCATGCATCAACACC CCCATGCAGATCAATGGAAACTTCTGTGGGTTAGTGCTGAATCAACCATTGGGTGGCCTACACGTGATTGAGGGGCTACCCCTGTTGGCCGACAGCACTGACGGCATGGCCAGTGTAGCTGCTTATACCTACCACCAGCACTCTGTGGTTTTCATCGGTACACGCAGTGGTAATCTGAAGAAG GTGCGGGTTGATGGCTCTCAGGATGCCCAGCTGTATGAGACGGTCTCTGTTGTAGAGGGCAGCCCCATACTCCGAGACCTGCTCTTTAGCCCTGACCAccagcacatctatctcctgAGTGAGAAGCAG GTGAGCCAACTCCCGGTGGAGACCTGTGAGCAGTATCTGAGCTGCGCTGCATGCCTGGGCTCAGGGGACCCACACTGTGGTTGGTGTGTGCTACAGCACAG GTGCTGCCGTGAAGGGGCCTGCTCAGGTGCCTCTGCTCCACATGGCTTTGCCGAGGAGCTGAACAAATGTGTACAGGTGCGGGTCCGGCCCAATAATGTGTCGGTGACATCCCCTGGAGTGCAG CTGACCATAGCCATGCGCAACGTGCCAGACCTTAGTGCGGGTGTGAGCTGTTCATTTGAGGAGGTGACTAAAAGAGAGGCTATTCTCCTGCCCTCTGGAGAGCTTCGTTGCCCTTCACCATCCCTCCAGGAGCTCCAGACACTTACCAGAGGGCATG GGGCCACTCATACTGTGCAGCTGCAGCTGCTCTCCGTGGAGACTGGTGTGAGGTTTGCTGGGGTTGACTTTGTCTTCTACAACTGCAGTGCCCTTCAGTC gTGCATGTCCTGTGTTGGCAGCCCTTACCCCTGCCACTGGTGTAAGTACCGCCATGTGTGTACCAGCCACCCACACGAGTGCTCCTTCCAGGAGGGCAGGGTCCACAGCTCTGAG GGATGTCCTGAGATCCTGCCTCGAGGAGACCTCTTGATCCCTGTGGGTGTGATGCAGCCTCTAACCCTGCGGGCTAAGAATCTGCCACAACCTCAGTCAGGCCAGAAGAATTATGAATGTGTAGTCCGTGTACAGGGGCGGCAGCATCGGGTACCTGCAGTGCGCTTTAACAGCAGCAGTGTGCAGTGCCAGAATGCTTCG tatttCTATGAAGGTGATGAGTTTGGTGACACCGAACTGGACTTCTCTGTGGTCTGGGATGGAGATTTCCCCATTGATAAGCCTCCCAGCTTCCGAG CCCTTCTTTACAAGTGCTGGGCTCAGAGGCCTAGTTGTGGCCTCTGCCTCAAAGCTGATCCCCGCTTCAACTGTGGCTGGTGCATCTCGGAGCACAAGTGCCAACTGAGGGCTCACTGCCCAGCTCCCAAGAGCAACTGGATGCACCCAAGCCAGAAGGGTGCCCGATGCAGCCATCCGCGAGTCACCCAG ATCCACCCACTCACAGGACCCAAGGAAGGTGGCACCCGGGTCACCATTGTGGGTGAGAACTTGGGCCTCACTTTCCGTGAGGTTGGCCTGCGAGTAGCTGGTGTACGTTGTAACTCCATCCCCACTGAATATGTTAGTGCTGAAAG GATTGTATGTGAGATGGAGGAATCACTGGTGCCCAACCCACCATCTGGGCCTGCTGAGCTCTGTGTAGGTGACTGTTCAGCTGACTTTCGCACACAGTCGGATCAGCTCTACAGCTTTGTG ACCCCAACATTTGACCGTGTGAGTCCTACTCGGGGCCCAGCTTCTGGGGGCACTCGGCTCACCATCTCTGGAACTTCTCTGGATGCTGGCAGCAGGGTCACGGTGATTGTAAGAGATGGCGAGTGCCAATTTGTGAG GAGAGATGCCGAGGCAATCGTGTGTATCTCACCTGTCTCCACCCTGGGCCCAAGTCAGGCCCCTATCAGCCTTGCCATTGACCATGCCAACATCTCCAGCCCTGGAGTCATCTATACCTACACCCAGGACCCCACTGTCACACACCTTGAGCCAACCTGGAGCATCATCAA TGGAAGTACTGCCATCACTGTGAGTGGGACCCATCTGCTGACAGTGCAAGAACCCCGTGTACGGGCAAAGTACCGTGGTATTGAGACCACTAAT ACATGCCAGGTGATCAATGACACTGCAATGTTATGTAAGGCCCCTGGCATCTTCCTTGGGCACCCTCAGCCTCGGGCCCAAGGCGAGCACCCTGATGAGTTTGGCTTCTTGCTGGATCATGTGCAGACAGCTCGATCCCTCAACCGTTCTTCCTTCACCTACTATCCCGATCCCATCTTTGAACCACTTGGGCCATCTGGTGTGCTAGATGTCAAACCTGGCTCCCATGTTGTATTGAAG GGCAAGAACCTGATCCCTGCTGCAGCTGGCAGCTCCCGCCTCAACTATACAGTGCTGATTGGAGGACAGCCATGTGCACTAACTGTTTCAGATACTCAACTTCTGTGTGATTCCCCTAGCCAGACAGGCCGGCAACCAGTCATG GTGCTGGTGGGCGGCTTGGAGTTCTGGTTGGGCACCCTGCACATCACTGCTGATCGGGCACTAACTTTACCAGCTATGGTGGGGCTGGCAGCAGGGGGTGGGCTCTTGCTGCTGGCCATCACTGCTGTGCTGGTTGCCTACAAGCGAAAGACTCAAGATGCAGACCGAACACTAAAGCGGCTCCAGCTACAGATGGACAACCTGGAATCTCGTGTGGCGTTGGAGTGCAAAGAAG CTTTTGCTGAGCTACAGACAGATATCAATGAACTGACAAACCACATGGATGGTGTGCAGATTCCCTTCTTGGACTATCGGACCTATGCCGTGCGGGTGCTTTTCCCTGGCATTGAGGCCCACCCAGTGCTCAAGGAGCTGGAT ACTCCCCCCAACGTGGAGAAGGCCCTACGCTTGTTTGGGCAGCTGCTGCACAGCCGTGCCTTCCTGCTCACCTTCATCCACACTTTGGAGGCCCAGAGCAGTTTCTCTATGCGTGACCGTGGCACTGTAGCATCCCTCACCATGGTGGCTCTGCAGAGCCGGCTTGACTATGCCACTGGACTACTCAAGCAACTGCTGGCTGACCTCATAGAGAAAAACCTGGAGAGCAAGAACCACCCAAAGCTGCTATTGCGCAG GACAGAGTCAGTGGCTGAGAAGATGCTCACCAACTGGTTTACATTCCTGCTGCATAAGTTCCTGAAG ATGGAGAAAGGTCCCATTGATGCCATAACAGGCGAGGCCCGCTACTCCTTAAGTGAGGATAAACTCATCCGGCAGCAGATTGACTACAAGACCCTG ACTCTTCATTGTGTGTGCCCGGAGAGCGAGGGCAGTGCTCAGGTCCCTGTGAAGGTTCTCAACTGTGACAGCATCACCCAGGCCAAAGACAAGCTGTTGGATACTGTGTACAAGGGTATCCCATACTCTCAGCGCCCCAAAGCTGAGGACATGGACTTGG AATGGCGCCAGGGCCGCATGGCCCGAATTATCCTTCAAGATGAGGATGTCACTACAAAGATAGAGTGTGACTGGAAGAGGGTCAACTCACTGGCCCACTACCAG GTGACAGATGGTTCCTTAGTAGCCCTGGTGCCCAAACAAGTGTCTGCCTATAACATGGCCAACTCCTTCACCTTCACCCGTTCACTCAGTCGCTACG AGAGCTTGCTCCGTGCTGCCAGCAGCCCGGATAGCCTGCGTTCCCGAGCACCTATGCTTACACCTGACCAGGAGGCAGGCACCAAGCTGTGGCATCTGGTGAAGAACCATGATCATGCTGATCACCGAGAGGGAGACCGTGGCAACAAGATGGTCTCAGAAATATATCTGACAAGGCTGCTGGCCACCAAG GGCACATTGCAGAAGTTTGTGGATGACCTATTTGAAACTGTGTTCAGTACGGCCCATCGGGGTTCGGCTTTACCCTTGGCTATCAAGTACATGTTTGACTTCCTGGATGAACAGGCCGACCAGCGCCAGATCAGTGACCCTGATGTGCGCCACACCTGGAAAAGCAACTG CTTACCTCTGCGTTTCTGGGTGAATGTGATCAAGAACCCGCAGTTTGTGTTTGACATCCACAAGAATAGCATCACGGATGCCTGTTTGTCAGTGGTGGCCCAGACCTTCATGGACTCCTGTTCTACATCAGAGCACCGTCTGGGCAAGGACTCCCCTTCCAACAAGCTGCTCTACGCCAAGGATATCCCTAATTACAAGAGCTGGGTGGAGAG GTACTACCGAGATATCGCAAAGATGGCATCAATCAGTGACCAGGACATGGATGCCTACCTAGTGGAACAATCCCGCCTCCATGCCAACGACTTCAATGTTCTAAGTGCACTCAGTGAGCTCTACTTCTATGTCACCAAGTATCGTCAGGAG ATCCTTACCTCGCTGGACCGAGATGCCTCTTGTCGGAAGCACAAGCTTCGACAGAAGCTGGAGCAGATCATCAGCCTGGTGTCCAGCAGCAGCTGA
- the Plxna3 gene encoding plexin-A3 isoform X2 has protein sequence MPTVCLLPLLFSTIGGCLGSSRPFRTFVVTDTTLTHLTVHRVTGEVFVGAVNRVFKLAPNLTELRAHVTGPVEDNSRCYPPPSMRVCSHRLVPVDNVNKLLLIDYAARRLVACGSIWQGICQFLRLDDLFKLGEPHHRKEHYLSGAQEPDSMAGVIVEQGQGPSKLFVGTAVDGKSEYFPTLSSRKLIEDEDSADMFSLVYQDEFVSSQIKIPSDTLSLYPAFDIYYIYGFVSASFVYFLTLQLDTQQTLLDTAGEKFFTSKIVRMCSGDSEFYSYVEFPIGCSWHGVEYRLVQSAHLAKPGQLLAQALGVPADEDVLFTIFSQGQKNRASPPRQTILCLFTLSNINAHIRQRIQSCYRGEGTLALPWLLNKELPCINTPMQINGNFCGLVLNQPLGGLHVIEGLPLLADSTDGMASVAAYTYHQHSVVFIGTRSGNLKKVRVDGSQDAQLYETVSVVEGSPILRDLLFSPDHQHIYLLSEKQVSQLPVETCEQYLSCAACLGSGDPHCGWCVLQHRCCREGACSGASAPHGFAEELNKCVQVRVRPNNVSVTSPGVQLTIAMRNVPDLSAGVSCSFEEVTKREAILLPSGELRCPSPSLQELQTLTRGHGATHTVQLQLLSVETGVRFAGVDFVFYNCSALQSCMSCVGSPYPCHWCKYRHVCTSHPHECSFQEGRVHSSEGCPEILPRGDLLIPVGVMQPLTLRAKNLPQPQSGQKNYECVVRVQGRQHRVPAVRFNSSSVQCQNASYFYEGDEFGDTELDFSVVWDGDFPIDKPPSFRALLYKCWAQRPSCGLCLKADPRFNCGWCISEHKCQLRAHCPAPKSNWMHPSQKGARCSHPRVTQIHPLTGPKEGGTRVTIVGENLGLTFREVGLRVAGVRCNSIPTEYVSAERIVCEMEESLVPNPPSGPAELCVGDCSADFRTQSDQLYSFVTPTFDRVSPTRGPASGGTRLTISGTSLDAGSRVTVIVRDGECQFVRRDAEAIVCISPVSTLGPSQAPISLAIDHANISSPGVIYTYTQDPTVTHLEPTWSIINGSTAITVSGTHLLTVQEPRVRAKYRGIETTNTCQVINDTAMLCKAPGIFLGHPQPRAQGEHPDEFGFLLDHVQTARSLNRSSFTYYPDPIFEPLGPSGVLDVKPGSHVVLKGKNLIPAAAGSSRLNYTVLIGGQPCALTVSDTQLLCDSPSQTGRQPVMVLVGGLEFWLGTLHITADRALTLPAMVGLAAGGGLLLLAITAVLVAYKRKTQDADRTLKRLQLQMDNLESRVALECKEAFAELQTDINELTNHMDGVQIPFLDYRTYAVRVLFPGIEAHPVLKELDTPPNVEKALRLFGQLLHSRAFLLTFIHTLEAQSSFSMRDRGTVASLTMVALQSRLDYATGLLKQLLADLIEKNLESKNHPKLLLRRTESVAEKMLTNWFTFLLHKFLKECAGEPLFLLYCAIKQQMEKGPIDAITGEARYSLSEDKLIRQQIDYKTLSEGSAQVPVKVLNCDSITQAKDKLLDTVYKGIPYSQRPKAEDMDLEWRQGRMARIILQDEDVTTKIECDWKRVNSLAHYQVTDGSLVALVPKQVSAYNMANSFTFTRSLSRYESLLRAASSPDSLRSRAPMLTPDQEAGTKLWHLVKNHDHADHREGDRGNKMVSEIYLTRLLATKGTLQKFVDDLFETVFSTAHRGSALPLAIKYMFDFLDEQADQRQISDPDVRHTWKSNCLPLRFWVNVIKNPQFVFDIHKNSITDACLSVVAQTFMDSCSTSEHRLGKDSPSNKLLYAKDIPNYKSWVERYYRDIAKMASISDQDMDAYLVEQSRLHANDFNVLSALSELYFYVTKYRQEILTSLDRDASCRKHKLRQKLEQIISLVSSSS, from the exons ATGCCCACTGTCTGCCTTCTCCCATTGCTATTCTCCACTATAGGAGGGTGCCTGGGTAGCAGCAGGCCCTTTCGTACCTTTGTGGTGACAGATACCACACTGACTCACCTGACTGTCCACCGAGTGACCGGGGAGGTATTTGTAGGTGCAGTGAACCGAGTTTTCAAGCTGGCTCCAAACCTGACTGAGCTACGGGCCCATGTTACAGGGCCCGTTGAGGACAATTCTCGTTGCTACCCACCCCCTAGCATGCGTGTGTGCTCCCATCGCCTGGTGCCTGTGGACAATGTGAACAAGCTGCTCCTCATAGACTATGCAGCCCGTCGTCTGGTAGCTTGTGGCAGTATCTGGCAGGGCATCTGCCAATTCCTGCGTCTGGATGATCTCTTCAAGTTGGGTGAGCCCCACCATCGCAAGGAGCATTACCTGTCAGGGGCCCAAGAGCCTGACTCCATGGCTGGTGTCATTGTTGAACAGGGCCAGGGGCCTAGCAAGCTGTTTGTGGGCACTGCAGTTGATGGCAAGTCTGAATACTTTCCCACCTTGAGTTCCCGTAAGCTCATCGAGGATGAAGACAGTGCAGATATGTTCAGTCTG GTGTACCAGGATGAGTTTGTCTCCTCTCAGATCAAGATTCCTTCAGACACACTTTCCCTGTACCCTGCCTTTGACATCTACTACATATATGGCTTTGTCAGTGCCTCGTTCGTGTACTTCTTAACACTGCAGCTGGACACCCAGCAGACGCTGCTGGATACAGCAGGCGAGAAATTCTTCACATCCAAGATTGTGCGCATGTGTTCAGGAGACTCAGAGTTCTACTCTTATGTAGAGTTTCCCATTGGCTGCTCCTGGCACGGTGTGGAGTACCGCTTAGTGCAGAGTGCCCACTTGGCCAAGCCTGGCCAGCTCCTGGCCCAGGCTTTGGGTGTGCCAGCCGATGAGGATGTCCTCTTCACCATCTTCTCTCAGGGCCAGAAGAACCGAGCCAGCCCACCTCGGCAGACCATCCTTTGCCTCTTCACTCTCAGCAACATCAATGCCCACATCCGGCAGCGAATCCAATCATGCTACCGTGGGGAGGGCACACTGGCCCTGCCCTGGCTGCTGAATAAGGAGCTGCCATGCATCAACACC CCCATGCAGATCAATGGAAACTTCTGTGGGTTAGTGCTGAATCAACCATTGGGTGGCCTACACGTGATTGAGGGGCTACCCCTGTTGGCCGACAGCACTGACGGCATGGCCAGTGTAGCTGCTTATACCTACCACCAGCACTCTGTGGTTTTCATCGGTACACGCAGTGGTAATCTGAAGAAG GTGCGGGTTGATGGCTCTCAGGATGCCCAGCTGTATGAGACGGTCTCTGTTGTAGAGGGCAGCCCCATACTCCGAGACCTGCTCTTTAGCCCTGACCAccagcacatctatctcctgAGTGAGAAGCAG GTGAGCCAACTCCCGGTGGAGACCTGTGAGCAGTATCTGAGCTGCGCTGCATGCCTGGGCTCAGGGGACCCACACTGTGGTTGGTGTGTGCTACAGCACAG GTGCTGCCGTGAAGGGGCCTGCTCAGGTGCCTCTGCTCCACATGGCTTTGCCGAGGAGCTGAACAAATGTGTACAGGTGCGGGTCCGGCCCAATAATGTGTCGGTGACATCCCCTGGAGTGCAG CTGACCATAGCCATGCGCAACGTGCCAGACCTTAGTGCGGGTGTGAGCTGTTCATTTGAGGAGGTGACTAAAAGAGAGGCTATTCTCCTGCCCTCTGGAGAGCTTCGTTGCCCTTCACCATCCCTCCAGGAGCTCCAGACACTTACCAGAGGGCATG GGGCCACTCATACTGTGCAGCTGCAGCTGCTCTCCGTGGAGACTGGTGTGAGGTTTGCTGGGGTTGACTTTGTCTTCTACAACTGCAGTGCCCTTCAGTC gTGCATGTCCTGTGTTGGCAGCCCTTACCCCTGCCACTGGTGTAAGTACCGCCATGTGTGTACCAGCCACCCACACGAGTGCTCCTTCCAGGAGGGCAGGGTCCACAGCTCTGAG GGATGTCCTGAGATCCTGCCTCGAGGAGACCTCTTGATCCCTGTGGGTGTGATGCAGCCTCTAACCCTGCGGGCTAAGAATCTGCCACAACCTCAGTCAGGCCAGAAGAATTATGAATGTGTAGTCCGTGTACAGGGGCGGCAGCATCGGGTACCTGCAGTGCGCTTTAACAGCAGCAGTGTGCAGTGCCAGAATGCTTCG tatttCTATGAAGGTGATGAGTTTGGTGACACCGAACTGGACTTCTCTGTGGTCTGGGATGGAGATTTCCCCATTGATAAGCCTCCCAGCTTCCGAG CCCTTCTTTACAAGTGCTGGGCTCAGAGGCCTAGTTGTGGCCTCTGCCTCAAAGCTGATCCCCGCTTCAACTGTGGCTGGTGCATCTCGGAGCACAAGTGCCAACTGAGGGCTCACTGCCCAGCTCCCAAGAGCAACTGGATGCACCCAAGCCAGAAGGGTGCCCGATGCAGCCATCCGCGAGTCACCCAG ATCCACCCACTCACAGGACCCAAGGAAGGTGGCACCCGGGTCACCATTGTGGGTGAGAACTTGGGCCTCACTTTCCGTGAGGTTGGCCTGCGAGTAGCTGGTGTACGTTGTAACTCCATCCCCACTGAATATGTTAGTGCTGAAAG GATTGTATGTGAGATGGAGGAATCACTGGTGCCCAACCCACCATCTGGGCCTGCTGAGCTCTGTGTAGGTGACTGTTCAGCTGACTTTCGCACACAGTCGGATCAGCTCTACAGCTTTGTG ACCCCAACATTTGACCGTGTGAGTCCTACTCGGGGCCCAGCTTCTGGGGGCACTCGGCTCACCATCTCTGGAACTTCTCTGGATGCTGGCAGCAGGGTCACGGTGATTGTAAGAGATGGCGAGTGCCAATTTGTGAG GAGAGATGCCGAGGCAATCGTGTGTATCTCACCTGTCTCCACCCTGGGCCCAAGTCAGGCCCCTATCAGCCTTGCCATTGACCATGCCAACATCTCCAGCCCTGGAGTCATCTATACCTACACCCAGGACCCCACTGTCACACACCTTGAGCCAACCTGGAGCATCATCAA TGGAAGTACTGCCATCACTGTGAGTGGGACCCATCTGCTGACAGTGCAAGAACCCCGTGTACGGGCAAAGTACCGTGGTATTGAGACCACTAAT ACATGCCAGGTGATCAATGACACTGCAATGTTATGTAAGGCCCCTGGCATCTTCCTTGGGCACCCTCAGCCTCGGGCCCAAGGCGAGCACCCTGATGAGTTTGGCTTCTTGCTGGATCATGTGCAGACAGCTCGATCCCTCAACCGTTCTTCCTTCACCTACTATCCCGATCCCATCTTTGAACCACTTGGGCCATCTGGTGTGCTAGATGTCAAACCTGGCTCCCATGTTGTATTGAAG GGCAAGAACCTGATCCCTGCTGCAGCTGGCAGCTCCCGCCTCAACTATACAGTGCTGATTGGAGGACAGCCATGTGCACTAACTGTTTCAGATACTCAACTTCTGTGTGATTCCCCTAGCCAGACAGGCCGGCAACCAGTCATG GTGCTGGTGGGCGGCTTGGAGTTCTGGTTGGGCACCCTGCACATCACTGCTGATCGGGCACTAACTTTACCAGCTATGGTGGGGCTGGCAGCAGGGGGTGGGCTCTTGCTGCTGGCCATCACTGCTGTGCTGGTTGCCTACAAGCGAAAGACTCAAGATGCAGACCGAACACTAAAGCGGCTCCAGCTACAGATGGACAACCTGGAATCTCGTGTGGCGTTGGAGTGCAAAGAAG CTTTTGCTGAGCTACAGACAGATATCAATGAACTGACAAACCACATGGATGGTGTGCAGATTCCCTTCTTGGACTATCGGACCTATGCCGTGCGGGTGCTTTTCCCTGGCATTGAGGCCCACCCAGTGCTCAAGGAGCTGGAT ACTCCCCCCAACGTGGAGAAGGCCCTACGCTTGTTTGGGCAGCTGCTGCACAGCCGTGCCTTCCTGCTCACCTTCATCCACACTTTGGAGGCCCAGAGCAGTTTCTCTATGCGTGACCGTGGCACTGTAGCATCCCTCACCATGGTGGCTCTGCAGAGCCGGCTTGACTATGCCACTGGACTACTCAAGCAACTGCTGGCTGACCTCATAGAGAAAAACCTGGAGAGCAAGAACCACCCAAAGCTGCTATTGCGCAG GACAGAGTCAGTGGCTGAGAAGATGCTCACCAACTGGTTTACATTCCTGCTGCATAAGTTCCTGAAG GAGTGTGCCGGGGAGCCACTTTTCCTGCTGTACTGTGCCATTAAGCAACAGATGGAGAAAGGTCCCATTGATGCCATAACAGGCGAGGCCCGCTACTCCTTAAGTGAGGATAAACTCATCCGGCAGCAGATTGACTACAAGACCCTG AGCGAGGGCAGTGCTCAGGTCCCTGTGAAGGTTCTCAACTGTGACAGCATCACCCAGGCCAAAGACAAGCTGTTGGATACTGTGTACAAGGGTATCCCATACTCTCAGCGCCCCAAAGCTGAGGACATGGACTTGG AATGGCGCCAGGGCCGCATGGCCCGAATTATCCTTCAAGATGAGGATGTCACTACAAAGATAGAGTGTGACTGGAAGAGGGTCAACTCACTGGCCCACTACCAG GTGACAGATGGTTCCTTAGTAGCCCTGGTGCCCAAACAAGTGTCTGCCTATAACATGGCCAACTCCTTCACCTTCACCCGTTCACTCAGTCGCTACG AGAGCTTGCTCCGTGCTGCCAGCAGCCCGGATAGCCTGCGTTCCCGAGCACCTATGCTTACACCTGACCAGGAGGCAGGCACCAAGCTGTGGCATCTGGTGAAGAACCATGATCATGCTGATCACCGAGAGGGAGACCGTGGCAACAAGATGGTCTCAGAAATATATCTGACAAGGCTGCTGGCCACCAAG GGCACATTGCAGAAGTTTGTGGATGACCTATTTGAAACTGTGTTCAGTACGGCCCATCGGGGTTCGGCTTTACCCTTGGCTATCAAGTACATGTTTGACTTCCTGGATGAACAGGCCGACCAGCGCCAGATCAGTGACCCTGATGTGCGCCACACCTGGAAAAGCAACTG CTTACCTCTGCGTTTCTGGGTGAATGTGATCAAGAACCCGCAGTTTGTGTTTGACATCCACAAGAATAGCATCACGGATGCCTGTTTGTCAGTGGTGGCCCAGACCTTCATGGACTCCTGTTCTACATCAGAGCACCGTCTGGGCAAGGACTCCCCTTCCAACAAGCTGCTCTACGCCAAGGATATCCCTAATTACAAGAGCTGGGTGGAGAG GTACTACCGAGATATCGCAAAGATGGCATCAATCAGTGACCAGGACATGGATGCCTACCTAGTGGAACAATCCCGCCTCCATGCCAACGACTTCAATGTTCTAAGTGCACTCAGTGAGCTCTACTTCTATGTCACCAAGTATCGTCAGGAG ATCCTTACCTCGCTGGACCGAGATGCCTCTTGTCGGAAGCACAAGCTTCGACAGAAGCTGGAGCAGATCATCAGCCTGGTGTCCAGCAGCAGCTGA